In Pedobacter sp. SL55, the following proteins share a genomic window:
- a CDS encoding Txe/YoeB family addiction module toxin has translation MEVIYSPKAINDLMFWKKSGNKVIQKKIEQLITAIQENPFSGIGKPDPLKYELSGSWSRRINEEHRIIYEIHDNETVVILEIQSLKGHYK, from the coding sequence GTGGAAGTAATCTACTCCCCTAAAGCTATTAACGACTTGATGTTCTGGAAAAAATCTGGAAATAAAGTAATTCAAAAGAAGATCGAACAATTAATTACAGCCATACAAGAAAATCCATTTTCAGGAATTGGAAAACCCGACCCACTTAAATATGAATTATCAGGTTCTTGGTCTCGACGTATAAATGAAGAGCATCGAATTATCTATGAAATTCATGACAATGAGACTGTAGTAATTTTAGAAATCCAATCATTAAAAGGGCATTACAAATAA
- a CDS encoding dihydroorotase — MSTILIKAANIVNEGQIFTSDLLIKNGRIEKIAPTIDAPADLEINAEGLHLLPGMIDDQVHFREPGLTHKADIFSESMAAVAGGITSFMEMPNTVPNTLTQDLLADKYAIAQQTSLANYSFYMGASNDNIEEVLKTDAKNVCGIKVFMGSSTGNMLVDNEKTLENIFSKAPMLVATHCEDEATIRHNLTAYKEKYGDDLTIDMHPLIRSAEACYKSSSLAVELAKRYNTRLHILHISTAKEVALFDNALALADKRITAEACVHHLWFNDADYATKGNFIKWNPAVKTAADQAGILQGLLDDHIDVIATDHAPHTIDEKNQPYAQAPSGGPLVQHALPALLEMHLQGKISLEKIVEKASHNVATCFNLSERGFVREGYWADLVLVDLKDDWKVTSLNTLYKCGWSPFDGETFRASITHTFVSGNLAYQKGKFMTNETGKRLTFDR; from the coding sequence ATGAGCACAATCTTGATTAAAGCAGCTAATATTGTTAACGAAGGGCAAATTTTCACCTCAGACTTACTGATTAAAAACGGAAGAATTGAAAAAATTGCACCAACAATTGATGCGCCAGCCGATTTAGAAATTAATGCAGAAGGCTTACATCTTTTACCCGGAATGATAGACGACCAAGTGCATTTCCGCGAACCTGGCTTAACCCACAAAGCTGATATTTTTTCGGAAAGTATGGCCGCGGTAGCAGGTGGAATTACTTCTTTTATGGAAATGCCCAACACCGTTCCCAATACCTTAACACAAGATTTACTGGCCGATAAATACGCCATTGCTCAACAAACATCGTTGGCTAACTACTCGTTTTATATGGGTGCCAGCAATGATAATATAGAAGAAGTGCTAAAAACCGATGCCAAAAATGTGTGCGGCATTAAAGTTTTCATGGGTTCTTCTACCGGGAATATGCTGGTAGATAATGAGAAAACATTGGAAAATATTTTCAGTAAAGCGCCCATGTTGGTAGCTACGCATTGCGAAGATGAAGCCACCATCCGTCATAACTTAACGGCTTACAAAGAAAAATATGGCGATGATTTAACGATAGATATGCACCCTTTAATTAGAAGTGCCGAGGCTTGCTACAAATCGTCATCATTGGCAGTAGAACTGGCCAAACGTTACAATACTCGTCTGCATATCCTCCATATTTCTACTGCAAAAGAAGTGGCCTTATTTGATAACGCACTAGCATTAGCCGATAAAAGAATTACCGCCGAAGCTTGCGTACATCACCTTTGGTTTAACGATGCTGATTACGCCACAAAAGGGAACTTTATTAAATGGAACCCAGCAGTAAAAACCGCAGCAGACCAAGCTGGCATTTTACAAGGTTTGCTAGACGATCATATTGATGTGATTGCTACCGACCACGCCCCACACACCATTGATGAGAAAAATCAGCCGTATGCACAAGCTCCTTCTGGCGGGCCTTTGGTACAGCATGCTTTACCAGCTTTGCTAGAAATGCACTTACAAGGCAAAATCTCGTTAGAAAAAATCGTAGAAAAGGCATCGCACAACGTAGCAACTTGTTTTAATTTAAGCGAACGTGGTTTTGTGAGAGAAGGTTACTGGGCAGATTTGGTTTTGGTAGACTTGAAAGATGATTGGAAGGTAACCTCGTTAAATACACTGTACAAATGTGGTTGGTCGCCTTTTGATGGAGAAACTTTTAGAGCTAGTATTACGCATACTTTTGTATCGGGTAATTTGGCTTATCAAAAAGGCAAGTTTATGACAAATGAAACGGGTAAGCGTTTAACGTTTGACCGATAA
- a CDS encoding response regulator produces the protein MGQPASKRIFINFVVKLLLIFAVIGGGVALLYYNKDNTVYFRQTQRQVAGLIELNGALQKASHAYLNFADGDTTQLDSLKKYQKLITQSKKVLASFANANEIYNHEALQITKNLAEEENFYTIQLELSAQAHGNLTPKPAFSHKIGSTAPLIIQLVKLLRDDLKSRISQNDSFYEKLGYLVIAVGGLILIMVVVLYNRSQRGLRRQLLHDKEIYEAKLSAQAANNAKTEYLGMISHEIRTPMNGVLGMSNLLLQGTLSAEQREYAKTISNSAESLLRIVNDILDFSKIEVGKIHLDATSVNIRALIAETFAQNLPPSTPQLSISFKVDKNVPNAIYCDPKRLKQVLLNFLSNAVKFTEKGHIILECAVIDKDEFGKIRLGFVTKDTGIGIAEDRIKQLFKPFVQIDQSTMRKYGGTGLGLNIAYNLITMMGGKVKVKSEVGKGSAFTFFITTNEAVEKKAPKLPKEENKSVLDDKLSSHYPFKILVVDDNEINLMLIIKTLGKLGYECKKASNGQIAVDMVKQEHFDLIFMDMQMPIMDGTVATTEIRKHYRVYEFPVVVALTANTLGDGKDKCLEAGMQDFIAKPFKPAEIEEVIRKWAPKIIEYKSKHQSN, from the coding sequence ATGGGCCAGCCTGCATCTAAACGAATTTTTATAAACTTTGTGGTAAAGTTACTGCTAATTTTTGCGGTAATTGGTGGGGGCGTGGCCTTGTTGTATTATAATAAAGATAATACGGTTTATTTTAGGCAAACGCAACGGCAGGTGGCAGGCTTAATAGAATTAAATGGCGCATTGCAGAAAGCTAGTCATGCGTACCTTAATTTTGCAGATGGAGATACTACTCAGCTAGATAGCCTAAAAAAATATCAAAAGCTAATAACCCAAAGCAAAAAAGTGCTTGCCTCATTTGCCAATGCCAACGAAATTTACAACCACGAAGCGCTACAGATAACAAAGAACTTAGCCGAAGAAGAAAATTTCTACACCATACAGCTTGAACTGTCTGCTCAGGCACATGGTAATCTTACCCCTAAACCTGCATTTAGCCATAAAATAGGTTCTACTGCACCACTAATTATCCAATTGGTTAAACTGTTAAGAGATGATCTTAAAAGCCGAATTTCGCAGAACGATAGTTTTTATGAAAAGCTAGGATACTTGGTTATTGCCGTTGGAGGGCTGATCTTGATTATGGTAGTGGTGCTCTATAACCGGTCTCAAAGAGGATTGAGAAGACAGTTGTTGCATGATAAAGAAATTTACGAAGCTAAATTGAGCGCTCAAGCTGCAAATAATGCCAAAACAGAATATTTGGGAATGATTAGCCATGAAATTAGAACACCCATGAATGGTGTTTTGGGAATGTCTAATCTTTTATTGCAAGGTACTTTAAGTGCCGAGCAAAGAGAATATGCAAAAACCATTTCGAATAGTGCAGAGTCGCTACTTCGTATTGTAAATGATATTCTTGATTTTTCGAAAATTGAAGTTGGTAAAATACATTTAGATGCCACTTCGGTAAATATTAGAGCGCTCATTGCCGAAACTTTTGCCCAAAACCTGCCACCGTCTACACCACAGTTATCTATCAGTTTCAAGGTGGATAAAAATGTGCCAAATGCCATCTATTGCGATCCTAAACGGTTAAAGCAAGTACTGCTTAATTTTTTAAGCAATGCAGTAAAGTTTACCGAAAAAGGCCATATTATTTTAGAGTGTGCAGTAATAGATAAAGATGAGTTTGGCAAAATACGCCTTGGTTTTGTAACCAAAGATACCGGAATTGGCATTGCCGAAGACAGAATTAAACAGCTGTTTAAACCATTTGTACAAATAGACCAATCTACCATGCGCAAATATGGTGGCACAGGTTTAGGCCTTAACATTGCATATAACCTAATTACCATGATGGGAGGTAAGGTAAAAGTGAAAAGTGAAGTTGGTAAAGGTTCGGCATTTACTTTTTTTATTACTACCAACGAGGCCGTAGAGAAAAAGGCACCCAAATTACCTAAAGAAGAAAATAAATCAGTATTAGATGATAAACTTTCTAGCCACTATCCTTTTAAAATATTAGTGGTTGACGATAATGAGATTAATCTCATGCTCATCATTAAAACTTTGGGTAAACTGGGTTACGAGTGTAAAAAAGCTTCGAATGGGCAAATTGCTGTAGATATGGTTAAACAAGAACATTTTGACCTTATTTTTATGGATATGCAAATGCCAATTATGGACGGAACGGTAGCCACCACCGAAATTAGAAAGCACTATCGAGTGTATGAATTTCCAGTTGTGGTAGCCTTAACTGCAAATACCTTAGGCGATGGAAAAGATAAGTGCCTAGAAGCTGGTATGCAAGATTTTATTGCAAAGCCTTTTAAACCAGCAGAGATAGAAGAGGTCATTAGAAAGTGGGCTCCAAAAATTATCGAATACAAAAGCAAACATCAATCTAATTGA
- a CDS encoding DUF2683 family protein, with translation METLIIHPKNKEQLAAIKAFVKALKIDFTTEKSLYNPNFVKEILQAKEDIKNGKGVKIAIEDLWK, from the coding sequence ATGGAAACTTTAATCATACATCCTAAAAACAAAGAGCAATTAGCAGCTATCAAAGCTTTCGTTAAAGCATTAAAAATTGACTTCACTACTGAAAAAAGCCTTTACAATCCTAATTTCGTGAAAGAAATACTACAAGCGAAAGAAGATATTAAAAATGGAAAAGGTGTTAAAATTGCAATCGAAGACCTGTGGAAGTAA
- the gldC gene encoding gliding motility protein GldC, with protein MKKAEIKITVELDEKNVPENILWESTDSENKDQVAAKSMMLALWDHNYKNAMRIDLWTKDMPVDEMKRFFYETLQTMGDSFLRATGEKNIVEDLRDYCAHFADKMGINTKG; from the coding sequence ATGAAAAAAGCAGAAATAAAAATTACAGTAGAGTTGGATGAAAAAAATGTTCCAGAAAATATTCTTTGGGAATCAACAGACTCGGAGAATAAAGATCAGGTTGCTGCAAAATCAATGATGTTAGCACTTTGGGACCATAACTATAAAAATGCGATGAGAATAGATTTATGGACTAAAGATATGCCAGTAGACGAGATGAAACGTTTTTTTTATGAAACATTACAAACCATGGGCGATAGCTTTTTAAGAGCTACAGGAGAGAAGAACATAGTTGAAGATTTACGAGATTATTGCGCACATTTTGCAGATAAAATGGGTATCAATACCAAAGGATAG
- a CDS encoding DUF3810 domain-containing protein has protein sequence MQKKLTFTYISLAALIFIFGYFPQAVENYYSRGFYLITSFLQRYISSIFPFAIGDFLYALFVIYILKNIIFFISRQKKTKKDYTSFGLKSINFVLIIYISFKLLWGLNYARPRINEQLQISNQPYQKEQLLRLSSFFLQKLSSLSQSADSIHFNYTTNELEDIAATAYNQLAEKQPFFRYKYMSVKPVTSAWLVSKTGIEGYYNPLSGEANINQRLPNFVLPFVTCHEIAHQIGVAKEDEANLVGYLTAIQSKNKQFQYSAYYNMLRYVLFEIRMKYPEDYNIIIEKIPESILDNFKKEREFWAKYNGAMSVYMGKTFDKILKLNNQRKGIKSYQDIVLWLVNYHKREL, from the coding sequence GTGCAGAAGAAACTTACATTTACCTACATAAGCCTTGCTGCCTTAATTTTCATTTTCGGCTATTTCCCGCAAGCTGTAGAAAACTATTACAGTCGAGGTTTTTACTTAATTACTTCATTTTTACAACGCTATATTTCATCTATTTTCCCATTTGCCATAGGCGATTTTCTTTATGCGCTTTTTGTTATCTATATACTCAAAAACATCATCTTTTTCATCAGTAGGCAAAAAAAGACAAAAAAAGATTACACTTCATTCGGGTTAAAAAGCATCAACTTTGTGTTGATCATCTACATTTCATTTAAACTACTATGGGGCTTAAACTACGCTCGTCCTAGAATTAACGAGCAACTGCAAATCAGCAATCAACCTTATCAAAAAGAGCAGCTTTTAAGATTGAGCTCCTTTTTTCTGCAAAAGCTAAGCTCGTTAAGTCAATCTGCAGATAGTATTCATTTCAATTACACAACAAATGAGTTAGAAGATATTGCTGCTACGGCCTACAATCAATTAGCAGAAAAGCAACCCTTTTTCCGCTACAAGTATATGTCGGTTAAACCCGTAACAAGTGCTTGGCTAGTGAGCAAAACAGGCATTGAAGGCTATTACAACCCGCTTTCTGGCGAGGCGAACATTAACCAGCGTTTACCTAATTTTGTACTACCTTTTGTTACCTGTCACGAAATTGCGCACCAAATAGGTGTAGCAAAGGAAGATGAAGCCAACTTGGTGGGTTATCTCACTGCCATTCAGAGTAAAAATAAGCAATTTCAATATTCGGCCTATTACAATATGTTGAGGTATGTTTTGTTTGAAATTAGAATGAAATACCCAGAAGATTACAATATCATCATTGAAAAAATCCCTGAAAGCATATTAGATAATTTTAAAAAAGAACGAGAATTTTGGGCAAAATATAACGGGGCTATGTCGGTTTATATGGGTAAAACCTTCGATAAAATCTTAAAACTGAACAACCAACGAAAAGGCATTAAAAGCTACCAAGATATTGTGCTTTGGTTAGTGAATTATCACAAAAGGGAGTTATGA
- a CDS encoding DEAD/DEAH box helicase, translated as MPKKFDEFKLNRQILNAVEEAGFTEATPIQEKAIAPVLSGQDLFGIAQTGTGKTAAYVLPMLMKLKFAQGENPRALILVPTRELALQIEEQVKLFSKYTDLRTVVIFGGLGPKTQKEQIAKGVDILVATPGRFLDLYLAGDINTRSLQFLVLDEADKMMDMGFIGSIHRILEVVPRKRQNLLFSATMSDLVHKIAGDFLKNPLTVEVATQATPAKTVTQLMYAVPNFKTKINLLQHLLKNDEEFKKLIIFCKTKTVADNINSFIARRLGEDAVRVIHANKGQNTRINSINSFKEGNIRVLVATDVASRGIDVSEVSHVINFDVPIIIEDYVHRIGRTGRAFNEGTAITFYNEAERYYIDKIERLIRQQIPEMQLPSEVFVEETPYEEKQFIAREIDTQKRKENPDFKGAFHEKKKQYPSTNKKVTKGNYKSKPKSRR; from the coding sequence ATGCCAAAAAAATTCGATGAGTTTAAGCTCAACAGACAAATACTTAACGCAGTAGAAGAAGCGGGTTTTACCGAAGCTACGCCAATTCAAGAGAAGGCCATTGCGCCAGTTTTGTCGGGACAAGATTTGTTCGGTATTGCGCAAACGGGTACAGGTAAAACTGCCGCTTACGTATTGCCAATGCTCATGAAGTTAAAATTTGCGCAGGGCGAAAATCCTAGAGCTTTAATTTTAGTGCCTACAAGAGAATTGGCCCTGCAAATTGAAGAGCAGGTAAAGCTGTTTTCTAAATACACCGATTTAAGAACCGTGGTAATTTTCGGTGGTTTGGGTCCTAAAACGCAAAAGGAGCAAATTGCTAAAGGTGTAGATATTTTGGTAGCTACCCCAGGTCGTTTTTTAGATTTGTATTTGGCAGGCGATATCAATACACGTAGCCTACAGTTTTTGGTGCTAGACGAGGCCGATAAAATGATGGATATGGGCTTTATAGGTTCTATACACCGTATTTTGGAAGTGGTGCCTCGTAAACGCCAAAACCTACTTTTCTCGGCCACTATGAGCGATTTGGTGCATAAAATTGCCGGCGATTTCTTGAAAAACCCGCTAACCGTTGAGGTGGCTACACAGGCCACACCAGCCAAAACGGTAACCCAGCTGATGTACGCCGTGCCAAATTTCAAGACCAAAATCAATTTGTTGCAGCATTTGTTGAAAAACGATGAGGAATTTAAAAAACTGATCATTTTCTGTAAAACGAAGACAGTAGCAGATAACATCAATAGTTTTATTGCTAGAAGATTGGGAGAAGATGCGGTAAGGGTAATTCACGCTAATAAGGGGCAAAATACTCGTATCAATTCTATTAATAGTTTTAAAGAAGGAAATATTAGAGTATTGGTGGCTACAGATGTAGCTTCGAGAGGTATTGATGTAAGCGAAGTAAGCCATGTAATTAATTTTGATGTGCCTATAATTATTGAAGATTATGTACATAGAATTGGCAGAACCGGAAGGGCTTTTAACGAAGGAACAGCCATTACTTTTTATAACGAAGCAGAGCGATATTACATCGATAAAATAGAAAGGTTAATTAGACAACAAATTCCCGAAATGCAATTGCCAAGCGAAGTTTTTGTTGAAGAAACGCCCTATGAGGAAAAACAATTTATAGCAAGGGAAATTGATACCCAAAAGAGGAAAGAAAATCCCGACTTTAAAGGTGCTTTCCACGAAAAGAAAAAACAGTACCCTTCTACAAACAAAAAAGTTACAAAGGGAAACTACAAATCCAAACCTAAATCGCGAAGATAA